The genomic interval ATTGTCCAAGTGATACAGTTTTCCCCTATCATCCATTAATCCTGACCAATAGTTTTCATCATTAAATTTTATAGGAAGGAATCTATTAAATTCTGAAGAAACAATATTAGTGCCTGGTCCCCCAATGATTATCAAATTATTGTCTTCTAATACCTTTTCAGCTTTAGCGTCTTCATCTAATTTGACTACAAATCCATTTGGTAAATTACAGACATTCCCTAAAAAAAATGCCAACTGAACCGCATAATGGCCATCTCTTGCAGAGGTTTTGAAAATACCATGTGGATTGGGTGAACCTACAATTATCAATCCGTCAAATTTATTTTCTTGATCAACAAATTCTTTCAAAAATTTTCGGACAATTAGGTTTTCTGATTTTTTCTTCCAGTCTTCCTGATTATAAACAAAAGAAAGTGACTCTCCCCAATCCATCTCCACTCCATAAGCTGGGAAAGAAGTTCTATACAATCTAGCCGTACCCCCTTTCACAAAATCTGTCCCAGATTCCATGATGGCCCCTATCGATACCAGCTTTCTAACATAGTAATATGCACTCTGTTCGTAAATTCCTAATTCTTTTGAAATTTGAGCTGTATAGAGAGGTCTATCAGCTAACAAATTAATAATCTTCCAAGCGATAGGATTTGAAAGAATTTGTATTTCTTTTTGATCGTCAAAGATTAAAATTTCCTTTTCGAAAAATTTGCTCCTTCTTTGGTAAGTTATTCGTTTATGACTTCCCATCAAGAAAACATTATAATTTTTTTTTGGCTGGTATATATGTTTTATTAATACCGAATTTGTAAACGTGGTTAGCATTCAAGTTTTCTCTTATGAGCGATTATAAATTTTCATATAACGGTAATATCTTTTTTTAATAATAGTTTTAAACTCATTTTGTTAATATTTATCGTGTGCTCTATTATCGGATATAGCGGACAAATAACCCTTGCTGCACCACTTTTGGTAGAAAGTTTGAAAAAGATGGAATACAGGGGTTATGATAGCGTCGGAATAGCTACTCTAAATAAAGGTGATATTCTAGTTAGTAAAGGTGTAGGAAAAGTAGCTGAAGTTGATCAACAAATGCATCTAAACGAACTTCCTGGCGAGATTGGAATTGGACATACACGTTGGGCGACTCATGGAGGTGTAACTGATAAAAACGCTCATCCACACTACTCTTGTTCATCAAATATTGCAGTTGTTCATAATGGGATAATAGAAAATTATCGAGAATTGAAAACTGAATTAGAAAAAGAAGGTCATGTATTCAAAAGTCAAACAGATAGTGAGGTAATAGCACATTTGCTCGAGATAAATTACGATGAATTCCACTTTAATGTTAAAGATGCCATGATAAAAACATGTGAGAGAATAAGGGGCTCATTTGCATTTGTCGCAGTATTTAGTAATGGAGTTATTGCTGGTGCCCGATATGACGAGCCATTAATAATAGGCATATCTTCTGATGCCTTATTCTTGTCTAGTGATGTATTGGGATTCTTAAAGCATACAGACCGAGCAATTTTTTTGGACAATGGTGATGTTGTAATAGTTGAAAACAAGAAATTTACTATTTTTGATGCTCAGCAAACAATTGTGAGCAGACCTATTACTCAAGTGGCTTGGGAATTAGGATCTGCAGAAAAAGGAAAATTTGCCCACTATACGCTAAAAGAGATACACGAACAATCAGAAACAATGCTAAAGCCGTTTGTACCTACTAATGATTTTGATTTGTTTTGTAAGTATTTAGATAATGCATCCAATATTTATATCACTGGCAGTGGAACAAGTTATAATTCTGGATTACTTGGTAAATCGTTGTTATCGAAGTTTGCAAAGAAAAAATCAGAAGTATATATGTCAAGCGAATTCCAATACTTTTCAGATACTGTAGAACCTAATTCCGTCGTCATTGCGATATCTCAAAGTGGTGAAACAGCTGACGTACTTCATTCAGTAAAAAAGGCGAAGGAAAATGGTGCAAAGATCCTATCAATAGTCAATATCCCTACATCCTCTTTGGCTAGGATGAGTGATTGTTATATTTCGCTTAACTGCGGTCCAGAGATTGGAGTAGCTGCAACAAAAAGTTTCCTGAATCAATTGATGATTCTATACAATATCGTTTTCATTCTTTCAAATCATAATATTCAATTTGATTCAAGGGAGCAGGATAAATTGCAGGAATTAGTTAAAAGAGTCTTAAAATTAGATGACAAAATTAAAGTACTGATAAATTCCTTAGACCGAAATCTAAAAGATATTTATATCTTAGGACGGTCAATCCATTATCCTATTGCTCTGGAAGGTTCACTTAAAATTAAAGAATTGGCATATATTCATGCAGAAGGTATTGCAGCTGGAGAATTAAAACATGGACCATTGGCCCTAATCGATAAAGAATCTGTTGTAATCGTACTAAATCCGAACGACGAAACTTATCAGGATGTTGTATCTAGTACTAACGAGATAAAATCTAGGGGCGCTTTCATAATAGGAATTTCAGATTTGCAAAATGAGTTGTATGATGAATTCATAGAGTTGCCAAAAATATTTGGATATCTTTATCCCCTGATAGAAATCATACCATTGCAGATCATGTCTTACTATTTGGCAATTCAGAAGCAGCTTGACCCAGACTATCCTAGAAATCTTGCGAAATCTGTTACTGTAAAATAATTAACAAAATGACTTTTATTCATATTTAAATAAAGTCACCAGCATATCTCTGAGTATTGACGACGTCTTCAGACCATTTGATTGATAATTGCGCTTTTCCAAATGATTGTCTATATGATCTTGAAAACTTGATTTGGATCAAATTCGTAAATGAAGTAGACAGGCGAGAGGATGATTCGAAGGAATTTTTAATTGGGATTACTCCTGTATACTCATACATAACAGGCAAGATAAATAATCTGAAAGTTAAACCAATTGGTTCATTGATTGAAAGAAACAAGAGTATTGGGTCAGTTGAAAGCATAATTCATTTTGGAACTATCCGTTCTCCTCTAAAAGGAAAAATTATAGAAATAAATGAAAAAGTAATTAATAATCCTAAAATTGTTAATGATTCTCCGTTTGGTAATGGTTGGATAGCTAGAATTAAGACGATTAATGACCATGTCGTTTCCGATTCTATAAAAAAAATGGAGGATTGTAAAGATGACTTGCTTGCTCAAATCAAGAAATATCATGTTAAATGTTTCAAATTGTTTCCCGACTTTCAAATGTTTGAAATAGGTACTGAATGCTCTGCAACTTTGGCCAAACTAGATGAATTTATGGTAAAGTCCATGCAAAAGGATCAAGTAATAAGATTGGTTTCAGATGATCCCACCGCTGATCTAGAACTTTTAAGGTGGGCAGAACAGAAACAACAGGAAATTGTGGAAATACTTAAGGAAAATAACAAGACTTATGCGGCTTCCGGCAATCACAGTAGTAATTATTTATTCAATATTATAATCAGAAAAAAAGTAAATTAGAATGCAAGGTTACTTCTCTATAGGATTCCCAATCATGTTACCCCATTCCGTCCACGAGCCATCATAATTTTTTACTTTCGGATAACCCAACAAATATTTTAACACAAACCAAGTATGTGATGATCTTTCACCGATTCTACAATAAGCTATTACTTCCTTTTCGGGCAATACTCCTTTGTCTTGATAAAGTTGAGTTAGTTCTTCAACCGATTTGAAAGTTCCATCCTCGTTAACTGCTTTTCCCCAAGGAATGTTCTTTGCTCCAGGGATGTGTCCGCCTCTTTGTGCATGTTCTGTTGGATATTCTGCAGGCGCTGTAACTTCACCAGAGAATTCTGCAGGAGATCTAACATCAACCATGACTCGGTCAACTTTATTTATAGAATTCGATACTTCATTTAGGTAAGTTCTAATATTTTCATCCTGTCCTTTAGCAACAAAATTACCATCAGGATATGATGGAATAACTTTGTCTAGTTTTCTATCCTCTTCAAGCCATTTTCTTCTTCCGCCGTTCATTATACGAACATCCTTATATCCGTAATATTTGAAGACCCAAAAAGCAAAAGCGGCAAACCAATTATTGAAATCCCCATAGAGAATTAAGGTTGTGTCTTCATTGATACCAATGGATCGAAGTAATTGTTCGCAAGATGATTTGGATAGGATATTCCTACTTACAGGATCGTTAATGTCCTTTTTCCAATCTAGTAACACAGCCCCTGGTATGTGACCTAAATGGTAATTAGTTGTCGGATCGTAATCTACTTCTGCGATACGTACGTTAGAATCATTAATATGATCTTCCGTCCAATCAGTATCTACTAAAACTTCAGGATGAGCATAATTTTTAGTCATTAACTGATTTAATTAAAGAAATCAGCTATTTAAATTGTGAAAATATTTGCTTATGTTTGGCATTTTTGCAAGAAAAAAATTTGTTTAACTTAAAATTTTATCGGAAATATGTGTGATTAATTTCTTTTAATCTAATTTCTCACGGGATTTTTGCTAAATTTTGCATTCTATTTTGAGTTTTAGATTCATATAAATCACATGCAAAAAACATTTTTCAAAGGTTGACGTCAAAATAGAATCAATATGTTACCCGAATATTTCCAATAGGACAAGAATAATGATTTCTAATGAATCTGTTATGAATCGTATTTGATTATATTTTTATGCTACTATTGTGCAAGTTTCATATGGTTTACAAATACATAGATATAGTTGGAACTTCGAGCACTGGGATAGATGATGCAATTAATAATGCATTTAAAGAAGCTTCAAAAACTGTAAAAAATATTCAGTGGGGTGAAATGGGTAGAGTTACATTCAGATTGGATGATGCTCAAAAGATCGAATATCAAGCTGAAGTAAGAATTGGTTTTAAGATCGAAAGAGGTGAAGACTAGAGACATAATTTTTTAACATTTGAATGGGATTTATTTACAAAAAAACTACTTTGGCTGCTTTAATCTGTTTTCGACAATCTCCAAAAAGCTATCCTTATTTATGGGTTTTCGTATAATACAATTAAAACTTAAATCCGAATAAGATTTGATTATAGATTGATAATATTCTTCAAATGCAGTAGCAAGACAAATTCTGATTTTATTATCCATTATTCTAATCCTACTGGCCAATTCAAAGCCGTTAATTCTAGGCATTCTTATATCAGTAATTAATAGATCATAAATACCAGGTTCAAATTCCTCCAATAAAGACCCTGGATCGTTAAATATGGTCACTTGATGACCCTCGTCTTCCAGGCAAATTTTAAAGAATAATGCTGTACCTACATCATCATCTATTATCAAGATATTATTTCCCATCACAGAATAAGTTAGTATTGTGATACCAATTAAAATATTTTTACATCACTAATGACAGTAATTCTCGAAAATGATAATGAAATCATAATTTTTTTTCTGAAATTTTGAAGGCTAGTGACGCAAATTTACCGTTTAACTATTACTATAGGTGTTTTCAAATGGTAAAATAATACTCCATGACCAATCTTGGTCATCCTTGTGAAGAATTTAGGATCAGTTGGGAGACCGAATCTGTAATAGGTAAATCTACATGTTTTTCTAACCAATTCCAGTCACCAATAGGGTTAATTTCAAGAAAATATATTTGTCCTTTGTTGTCTACCATTAAGTCTATACTTGAAAGGAGTAACCCCATCTCCTTGTTTAACTTAATACACAGTTTTTCTATATTTTTTTCTATATTAAAATGTTCAAAATTCAAGAACCTCTCCTCGATCTTGTGAAGATCTGAATATTTATTCTTGCTCTTAATTGCTGTAATACGGATTGGAAAAACTTTGCTTTTGACTACTGTGATTCGGATCTCTTCTCTACCCACAATCCTTTCTTGAAGGATCACGGGTGCATATTTTATTCCGTTTGTTTTTGATAGACTATTTGCAGTGATGGTGCTAGTTGGAAACCTATGTGAAAATTCGTTATGGATAATTTCGTGATGATGAAGGACCTTTGCTATGGTTTTTTTTGGATGTTCATTGCAAAATCTTGTACCCGCGGAAGAGATATTGGTAATGGACGTATCGGGTATCCTAAAACCAGTTTTTTGGGCAACGAGCAATTGATACAACCTGTTCTCTGCCATAAAAGTACTTTTGGGATCGTTAATCCAAAGACATCTCAATGAGGTTTGAAGACAATTGAATAGTTGATACCATTGTTGTTCAATATACAATTGATGAATCCCTGTGAGATATTTCAAGAATTTTAAGTCAAAATATCTAAATAGAACAACTTTAATATTTTCTGTAATAATCTCTTTGTTTCTTAATTTTAGTAAAACGCCATTTTTCCTTCCAATTCTAAATTCTGCTCCAAAATCTAGTGGTACATCCTCTTCATTAATTTTTATATATTCAACTCCATTTTTCAATAATTGTATTCCAATCAAGTCTGATTCTATATCCATCCTCTTGGTCAAAATCAAGACTTTGGGTGATACGTGATTGTTAGTTACATCACCAATGTTTAATCTATCTAATAAATCAAGAGGATTAGTATTATTTCTCAAAATATCTTTGTAATCTAGTTTTTGCAAAAAATTAAACATCAGTGGCTTTTTGGTCACATTTTATCTTGTTGCTTATGCATAAAAATTTTTATAAAGTAACATTTAAGTTTGGATAATTTCAAGATAAGTTTATTTGCTTATTTATGTTAAATCTTATTATTCCAACCAAATTTGAATCAAATTCAAGTGGCACTAATCCTAAAATTGGCAAATATTGTTACCTATGTGGTAAGCCAATTAAAGAACAGGTTGATGTCTACTCCGATTTTTCAGAGGAAGGATTTCAGAGATTTCATCACAAGAGTTGTCATGGATTCTATAATCGATTGATATCTATTTATGGTGATGATTTTTCTCACCTGGAGCTTGATCGAGTCAAATGGGGTTCGGGATCCGAAAGAGGAGATTTACTTGAATTATCCCTTTATGATATCAAAAACTCTAAATATCTTAAGTCTGAGGTGGTTTCTGACTTCGCCTCATTTAGGGCCTTGTTTCTAACAGAATTCAATCGCGCAAGGAACACTATTGATATTTTGTTTTCAAACAATTCGATCTTCAAAAGGTTTGGTAGGCTCTTGGAAGAAACTCTTCTTTCTCCGAACAATGATCGAAGTTTAACGCCTGCAATTCGAATATTGTTAGTAGAAGAGAAATTTGCTTTGACTTTTTTGGACAAAGTTGGAATTACAGAAATATCCAATGTTGATGTAAATTACATTAATGACAATAAAAATAATTACTTTTTAGCACTCTTTGACAGGTCTGTTACCTTCTTGTCTGAACTACCAGTGTCCCAATATAGTACTAGATATAAGAGATATGTACACATCGTATCTCATAAAGAATCAATGGCATGGCATGGTGCAGCTGCGTTTGAGAGCCTTTGGAAGCAATCCATATTAGAAAGTAAAATAAAAAATTTGTCTATTAAGATTAAAAATGATACTAGTCCAAATAGTAATTATATGAGAATTTTGGCTCATGAATTGAAAAATCCAATACAGCCAATTCTTGGGTTTTCAGATATGATCCAAAATAACGCTAGACTAGATGAAGATCAAAAAAATGAACTTTTAAAAATTATTTCTAGGAATGCTAGAAAATTGGATATCATGACCAATGGTATTCTTGATTATGCTAGGATGGAGAACAACAATTTTGAACTACATTATGAGAATTTTGACATTGTTAAGGTGTTTGAAGAGTTATTGAGTGATTATAGCATCCAAATCAATCGAAAGAAACTCTCGCTCAATCTAGATTATTCGGAAAAACCTCTTCATATCAGGGCAGATAAGGTAAGAATAGTTGAAGTATTAGATAACTTGATAGGCAATGCTATTAAATTTACTGAAAAGGGACGAATCGATTTATCTGTGGAAAAATCAGAAAATTCTATACACATCGAGGTTAAAGATACTGGTCGAGGTATTGATGCCAAAGACTTTGAGAAATTATTTTCAAAATTCTTTACAACCGATAAACTTGGAACAGGATTGGGACTATATATTTCAAGAATCATAATTGTAAGACATGGGGGAGAAATTCAAGCAAGAAACAATGAAAATGGGCAAGGAAGCATATTTACAATTGAATTGCCCTTGTGAGAAACTACAAAAACTTTACGGTATATTACTTCCATTTGATTAACTCATTACAGGAATTGCAAAAGTTTTTTAAATGAATGCTTGAAGTAAATTGATTGGTAAAGTGTATTTCCTTCCATTCCTACAAAGGAGGGACCGGGAAGACTACTCTGGCCGCTAATTTTTCGTTTCTATTAGCTTCAAAGGGCTATAGCGTATATCTTTTGGACTTGGATTTTTATGCTCCAAGCATTTATTCATACTTTAATGTTGAACCAAAGTATTGGATTAACGACTATTTAAAGGGTAATGCAAAATTGGATGATATATTGGTAGATTCATCCACTTTTTTGAATCAAAACGTTGAGGGGGAACTAAAGGTAGGATTCTCAAGAGGAGGAAAGGAAGATATTTATCAATTAGAAGGTAGTATTCTAAACGATAGAGAACAACAGGTTAAGCAATTTAGAAATTTTATTGCTATGAGAGAAGATTTGTTAGTTACTAAAAATGCTGACTTCATAATAATGGATACCAGTCCTGGTATAAGGTATTGGTCCATTAATTCGATTGTGATTTCCGATATTGTTTTATTGACACTTAAGATGGGTGACTTAGATTTAAGAGGAACAATTAAAATGATAAAGGAAATTTACGGCTCTCTAATTGAACACGGAGCTATCTGTAAACTTTTATTGAATCGTGTCTCTGGATACTGCGTTCCTACAAGTAATCTGGAACCAGGCTCGATACAAATATCTGAAGATGAATCTTTTTTTAAGAAAAAAATCGATCTCGAATTGGCAAAAATTCTTAATAAATCATCTAATATTGATACAATGCTTGAAATCCCGTGCTATTGTGATATTCAGTTTAAGGATAAGGAATATTTAACAACGCGTGAATTTCCTTCCCATCCCTTCACACGTAAGATCCATAGTTTGGCATCAAAAGTAGAGGATATTAGTTAGGATTATTTTTTCCTCGACTATTAAATACATTAATTGCTTCTTCCAAGTAATTCTTCAAGTCTTCTTCAGATTCCATGGTTTCTGAATTGTTACTCTGATGAATCTCATTTGAATACTTCTTTGTCATCTTCAACACTTTTTCTTTCATGTTTTCCATCATCTGAGACTGAGCTAAGTCTCCCATAATTTCTAATTCTTTATATGCAGAATTCTTGATATACTTTCTAACTTTAATATCATTAGAGATGGCTATAATGGAGTAATAGATACCTACATAAAAGAGAATAGACGCAAACGGTAAAAATGCTATACTGGGAATACCATATGGTGGTAAGGATGCACCGACTATAGTTGCGTTGGCCGAAATGAATAGCAGAATTATTCCATATGATGCCATTTTCAAGTACCGTTCTACATTAGGCGATATTTTTAAGAGATTTGCTACAGACTTGAATCCAAATCCATATAAGACTCCGCACAATGAGATGGAAAACATAACAATGAAAATCTGAAGCATAAAAATCAAATTCTCATCAAAATTCGTATTTTCGCTGAGTGAATATAACTCATCATAATGATAAATGAATACAAAAAAGAACAATACCAGGGGTAGAGTGATTAATGCAAAAAATCTTACCCTGCCTATTTTTTTGATATGATAGTGCAAAAGTAAGTAGTTACTTATCCAGAATAATGAAAAATAAATCATTAGTGTATATGATTGAATGTTTATAATGTTTTCTTTAAAGATACAATATAAAGAATCAGTATCACATTCAAAATTAAAAAGCACAGGAGTGGATAAGCTTATTTCTGTGGGTTTTTCAGAAAGCAAGGTCCCAAACAGTAAAATAGAAACGACATTATTTACAAAGAGGAAAAAAATCGATAATCCAAAAATGAAAGCGAATTTGTTTTTGTTTTCCCTAAACCAACTGAACAGTTTGTAACTGACAAAAATACTCATCAATATACTTGATCCATAACTTACAAGCATAATGGTTGTTAAACTAATAGTAAAATACTGACTGTCAATGAAAATATCTAAAAGTAAAATAATTAATAAAGAGTAGATAATAATTTGTACTACTCGTAGCATCTTTGCGAATTTGTCAAAGGATGATTTTTCTTTAATAATGGCAAACACTCT from Candidatus Nitrosocosmicus hydrocola carries:
- a CDS encoding MinD/ParA family ATP-binding protein, coding for MVKCISFHSYKGGTGKTTLAANFSFLLASKGYSVYLLDLDFYAPSIYSYFNVEPKYWINDYLKGNAKLDDILVDSSTFLNQNVEGELKVGFSRGGKEDIYQLEGSILNDREQQVKQFRNFIAMREDLLVTKNADFIIMDTSPGIRYWSINSIVISDIVLLTLKMGDLDLRGTIKMIKEIYGSLIEHGAICKLLLNRVSGYCVPTSNLEPGSIQISEDESFFKKKIDLELAKILNKSSNIDTMLEIPCYCDIQFKDKEYLTTREFPSHPFTRKIHSLASKVEDIS
- the glmS gene encoding glutamine--fructose-6-phosphate transaminase (isomerizing) — translated: MCSIIGYSGQITLAAPLLVESLKKMEYRGYDSVGIATLNKGDILVSKGVGKVAEVDQQMHLNELPGEIGIGHTRWATHGGVTDKNAHPHYSCSSNIAVVHNGIIENYRELKTELEKEGHVFKSQTDSEVIAHLLEINYDEFHFNVKDAMIKTCERIRGSFAFVAVFSNGVIAGARYDEPLIIGISSDALFLSSDVLGFLKHTDRAIFLDNGDVVIVENKKFTIFDAQQTIVSRPITQVAWELGSAEKGKFAHYTLKEIHEQSETMLKPFVPTNDFDLFCKYLDNASNIYITGSGTSYNSGLLGKSLLSKFAKKKSEVYMSSEFQYFSDTVEPNSVVIAISQSGETADVLHSVKKAKENGAKILSIVNIPTSSLARMSDCYISLNCGPEIGVAATKSFLNQLMILYNIVFILSNHNIQFDSREQDKLQELVKRVLKLDDKIKVLINSLDRNLKDIYILGRSIHYPIALEGSLKIKELAYIHAEGIAAGELKHGPLALIDKESVVIVLNPNDETYQDVVSSTNEIKSRGAFIIGISDLQNELYDEFIELPKIFGYLYPLIEIIPLQIMSYYLAIQKQLDPDYPRNLAKSVTVK
- a CDS encoding dodecin family protein; this translates as MVYKYIDIVGTSSTGIDDAINNAFKEASKTVKNIQWGEMGRVTFRLDDAQKIEYQAEVRIGFKIERGED
- a CDS encoding sulfurtransferase, translated to MTKNYAHPEVLVDTDWTEDHINDSNVRIAEVDYDPTTNYHLGHIPGAVLLDWKKDINDPVSRNILSKSSCEQLLRSIGINEDTTLILYGDFNNWFAAFAFWVFKYYGYKDVRIMNGGRRKWLEEDRKLDKVIPSYPDGNFVAKGQDENIRTYLNEVSNSINKVDRVMVDVRSPAEFSGEVTAPAEYPTEHAQRGGHIPGAKNIPWGKAVNEDGTFKSVEELTQLYQDKGVLPEKEVIAYCRIGERSSHTWFVLKYLLGYPKVKNYDGSWTEWGNMIGNPIEK
- a CDS encoding ArsR family transcriptional regulator, whose protein sequence is MGSHKRITYQRRSKFFEKEILIFDDQKEIQILSNPIAWKIINLLADRPLYTAQISKELGIYEQSAYYYVRKLVSIGAIMESGTDFVKGGTARLYRTSFPAYGVEMDWGESLSFVYNQEDWKKKSENLIVRKFLKEFVDQENKFDGLIIVGSPNPHGIFKTSARDGHYAVQLAFFLGNVCNLPNGFVVKLDEDAKAEKVLEDNNLIIIGGPGTNIVSSEFNRFLPIKFNDENYWSGLMDDRGKLYHLDNLGIIAKFKNPYNHDKSIILIAGVRSIGTKSAVIAITNFGEKTFSGYSGNEIEWEALVQGYDMDSDGKIDYVDIEKIVKK
- a CDS encoding response regulator, coding for MGNNILIIDDDVGTALFFKICLEDEGHQVTIFNDPGSLLEEFEPGIYDLLITDIRMPRINGFELASRIRIMDNKIRICLATAFEEYYQSIIKSYSDLSFNCIIRKPINKDSFLEIVENRLKQPK
- a CDS encoding sensor histidine kinase; the protein is MLNLIIPTKFESNSSGTNPKIGKYCYLCGKPIKEQVDVYSDFSEEGFQRFHHKSCHGFYNRLISIYGDDFSHLELDRVKWGSGSERGDLLELSLYDIKNSKYLKSEVVSDFASFRALFLTEFNRARNTIDILFSNNSIFKRFGRLLEETLLSPNNDRSLTPAIRILLVEEKFALTFLDKVGITEISNVDVNYINDNKNNYFLALFDRSVTFLSELPVSQYSTRYKRYVHIVSHKESMAWHGAAAFESLWKQSILESKIKNLSIKIKNDTSPNSNYMRILAHELKNPIQPILGFSDMIQNNARLDEDQKNELLKIISRNARKLDIMTNGILDYARMENNNFELHYENFDIVKVFEELLSDYSIQINRKKLSLNLDYSEKPLHIRADKVRIVEVLDNLIGNAIKFTEKGRIDLSVEKSENSIHIEVKDTGRGIDAKDFEKLFSKFFTTDKLGTGLGLYISRIIIVRHGGEIQARNNENGQGSIFTIELPL